Proteins co-encoded in one Mastacembelus armatus chromosome 24, fMasArm1.2, whole genome shotgun sequence genomic window:
- the mgab gene encoding MAX gene-associated protein isoform X1, with protein sequence MSATDSELTSMEEHPAVEDKQESRTNVPSTATPATIASSPPPFPTTTRPDFTSELVIENKAVSMASADCSSTLSSPAEASPAKPAETSPTIFEGSVESSTATSHIASDSLTCTETNLVNISESLPSSCVSPPTIFGNPDLQNDFPAVLTFNGISVTLENNSVWKQFYSCGTEMILTKQGRRMFPYCRYRLAGLDPERLYSLVLSIVPSDQNRYRWSTSKWEVTGRAEHQGQGLSRAFSHHYSPCRGSEWMSSLVSFYKLKLTNNLQDQEGHIILHSMHRYIPRLHVIPVPEGVVPSSDKPVVMVIGPESITFTFPQTEFMAVTTYQNFRITQLKINHNPFAKGFRDDGNNFRLQRVTVAETDTLPSVVKCPEPSESKEGVVNHSMENHTVSASLSNAQETRLVLKPIMSTSANKDEPYVPCIRGKHALGELVLVEKQPLVESKKEDHTNRVTPESPQGFTLMPRALSVKPTSLASTPGSKPGYRRRRKRINRHWANSRGRVWSAAAASPMVVHSPSLTVAMQPELDDVEGLLFVSFTSKEALDVHKKDKPASSSPSVSPVHPMTLMHLKQTAEVIPETAEEKIARLEVILLQDLRVLKHRQVIHPVLQEVGLKLNSLDHTKSIDLQYLGVHLPLPPPKLPEQSKAADMSTGDEELPFISRTGKTSDMTKIKGWRNKFLRSKEGLQKNLSAFCSNMLDEYLESEAKQISERAAAFSTNPDGSVAYQLPAKSSSYIKTLDSVLKHRNAASRLPIGANRPCPLSYKPLLYSTLMSPPPPLSNHVTPVQAEAQSVKQSTSSHMQPETVLTTGENAASESAYTCSAAQRLSTYQSGISQKPTLGFGVAHRPSGLTKFQFRLLQMETEALNQGLSRTQLTQDRLSVALSVMLTKQMLPSQVLKLTQYPKYKAVRPECGQEFCRLGCVCYSLQHPSRVPLHCRRPECMFGCACLKSLTKAEHVAQTFPGCHTNKLWNHNIHDVDPEPLFTPTPKVLSQVLKRSTVPHQVQPIREEDKDPVYKYLESMMTCARVREFNSKPPPVVTIEPKIFDSSAANTAVKQQTTTSDNLPKQYYRTVIVKNTEKTSQESADGETEARKQIQIQSGCDWSKDRKMVLETLCRRMNQNRLTQCFYIGPYRIRPIAKIFVRKPSGSIVIYRVRITKPSKASDNDEDEFDDSDEEKHTNKSFELRDSDAEEDDDQFEEPVIRFGVTPFMGGILPAGRLRARTKPSAGQTYGLIQVNGKSYNQARLLLGSMGSLHPANRLAAYVTGRLHGPSTILQKNSKQHKNNIPSSLHIKTAGTVIPPIITAKKTDLKTSTQPPGQLFQQNSYRNEAINLSQHSQNSSDLSQRSLVHPSTNTSTSSPVSLTVSPSLKTPSFLAQSGTYSFRICPPANQSTRGQNLPGVTLPGGFTLIQLPKPGGDGAMKQSENMAEPGFPPKLICDEKMPSDDSDKAYNRQVVSKVDIASEDLSSSDCCGDGDEDEEPVDIETVEDEKQGMAIAKMKEAVMKALQESRRFKNDFDSAREQSIQDQMNHEDDKSVGKTKRRNHTVLERQRRSEQRTLFDKLQIVLQSNPRAPRLSLLSLAVREIQNLVETSKRLEEQKKRLMQMHCLYVKQLSFLSGKSENLIKYKLREISERQKTREKTMKWRPFFSHLLQSRAALLQASASKPNLQPMPLLQPNFNMATFQPSPPTPAAQQNVHQMRPLLQFHLQKASSQSGVPQSMTVPHSVPQPVSSPAQVGVNTAPSLVENQPAEPAASGEVGLHQSKLEDQQKAPEVGAQITKSNSQSPTPSVLATFQVPAVQDTASPASSTAIYQPPPAQPTPPFTLPLIRSKTGRLILPSSLKPIGSGFYTLMVMKAKQKEEEGEISSAANQPTDSESSRILKEDKTAPSDSDPKHSGTTYPLAEIAFLNKSICIPSLALQSAEKSQDESTVAGLIGTLGASCLRSMQQSTASVETNPDPNPPVVCRRRGRPRKHPLPPVNEKHTVLEETRKSVTEIKTVILFEERRSAKSTLKVSKRRAEDTQTMVCEVADNPVPVKRGRGRPPKKKPAELCSPSVAQAGNSSSKSNEDSPVRHSCRVKSPNSKPRASPGVTTSPGDNTSRPLTRGALGKDFPSAKKRSWIDVEKELEPDLDSE encoded by the exons ATGTCTGCTACAGACTCTGAGCTCACATCAATGGAGGAGCACCCAGCAGTGGAGGATAAACAGGAGAGCAGGACTAATGTCCCCTCCACAGCTACTCCTGCTACCATCGCTTCCTCGCCGCCTCCTTTTCCAACCACTACAAGACCTGATTTCACTAGTGAGCTTGTCATTGAGAACAAAGCCGTCTCCATGGCGAGTGCTGACTGCAGCTCGACTCTGTCTTCACCTGCTGAAGCTAGCCCAGCCAAGCCTGCTGAAACATCACCTACTATCTTTGAAGGGAGTGTTGAATCGAGCACAGCTACCTCACATATTGCATCAGATTCCCTAACATGCACAGAGACAAACCTTGTCAACATATCAGAGTCACTGCCATCGTCATGTGTGTCGCCACCAACAATATTTGGTAATCCAGACCTGCAGAATGACTTTCCTGCTGTTCTGACCTTCAATGGCATCAGTGTCACTTTGGAGAATAACAGTGTGTGGAAGCAGTTCTACAGCTGTGGGACTGAGATGATTCTCACTAAACAGGGGCGCCGCATGTTCCCATATTGCCGATATCGCCTGGCTGGCCTAGACCCTGAGCGGTTGTACAGTCTGGTCCTGTCCATAGTACCATCGGACCAGAACAGGTACCGCTGGAGCACATCCAAATGGGAGGTGACTGGACGAGCAGAGCACCAGGGCCAGGGTTTAAGCCGGGCTTTTTCCCATCATTACTCACCCTGCAGAGGCTCAGAGTGGATGAGTAGCTTGGTGTCTTTCTACAAACTCAAACTGACGAACAATCTGCAAGACCAGGAGGGTCATATAATACTACACTCCATGCATCGTTACATTCCTAGACTACATGTGATACCTGTCCCAGAAGGAGTCGTACCCTCATCTGACAAGCCTGTGGTTATGGTTATTGGACCAGAAAGCATTACCTTTACTTTTCCACAAACTGAATTTATGGCTGTGACGACCTACCAAAACTTCCGGATCACCCAGCTGAAAATTAATCACAATCCATTTGCAAAAGGCTTTAGGGATGATGGGAACAACTTCCGCCTACAGAGGGTCACTGTAGCAGAAACAGACACTCTGCCCTCTGTTGTAAAATGTCCCGAACCCAGTGAAAGCAAAGAAGGAGTTGTGAATCATAG CATGGAGAATCACACAGTCTCAGCTTCTCTCTCAAATGCACAAGAGACCAGACTGGTCCTGAAGCCAATAATGTCTACCTCTGCCAATAAGGATGAACCATATGTTCCCTGCATAAGAGGCAAGCATGCTCTCGGTGAGCTTGTGCTTGTTGAAAAACAACCACTTGTGGAATCCAAGAAAGAAGACCACACTAACCGTGTAACCCCTGAGTCGCCACAAGGCTTCACATTAATGCCTAGAGCACTATCCGTGAAACCTACTTCCTTAGCGTCTACCCCGGGATCAAAACCTGGCTACCGtaggagaagaaaaaggatCAACAGACACTGGGCAAATTCCCGGGGAAGAGTGTGGAGCGCTGCAGCTGCTTCCCCAATGGTTGTCCACAGTCCGTCACTGACTGTCGCAATGCAACCAGAGCTGGATGATGTAGAAGGCCTATTGTTTGTGTCATTCACCTCTAAG GAAGCTCTTGATGTTCACAAAAAGGACAAGCCAGCCAGTAGCTCACCATCAGTATCTCCAGTTCACCCCATGACTCTGATGCATTTGAAGCAAACAG CAGAGGTGATCCCAGAGACAGCTGAAGAGAAGATAGCTCGCTTGGAGGTGATCCTGCTGCAGGATCTCAGAGTTCTCAAACACAGACAGGTCATCCATCCTGTGCTGCAGGAAG TGGGCTTGAAGTTGAATTCCCTAGACCACACTAAGTCCATTGACCTGCAGTATCTAGGGGTTCACCTGCCACTACCTCCCCCAAAACTCCCAGAACAAAGCAAGGCTGCAGACATGTCTACTGGGG ATGAAGAGCTACCCTTCATCTCCAGGACTGGAAAGACAAGtgacatgacaaaaataaaaggttggAGAAACAAGTTTCTAAGAAGCAAGGAGG GACTACAAAAGAACCTATCTGCCTTCTGCAGCAACATGTTGGATGAGTACTTGGAAAGTGAAGCTAAGCAGATCAGTGAGCGTGCTGCTGCCTTCTCAACAAACCCAGACGGTTCAGTGGCATATCAGCTGCCTGCTAAAAGCTCCAGCTACATAAAGACCCTGGATAGTGTACTCAAACATCGCAACGCTGCTTCCAGACTCCCCATAGGGGCCAACAGGCCTTGTCCCCTTTCTTACAAACCCCTCCTCTACTCTACCCTGATGTCACCACCTCCCCCTCTGTCAAACCATGTGACCCCTGTTCAAGCTGAAGCTCAGTCTGTAAAGCAGTCTACATCTTCACATATGCAGCCAGAGACTGTGCTGACAACTGGTGAAAATGCTGCTTCTGAGTCTGCTTACACTTGTTCAGCTGCACAGAG ATTATCTACATACCAATCAGGGATCAGCCAGAAACCAACATTGGGCTTTGGGGTGGCACACAGACCTTCAGGCCTCACTAAGTTCCAGTTCAGACTTCTGCAGATGGAGACTGAAGCCCTGAACCAGGGACTGAGCAGAACACAGTTGACCCAAGACAGGCTCTCAGTGGCTTTGTCTGTAATGTTGACAAAGCAG ATGCTGCCAAGTCAAGTTTTAAAATTAACCCAGTATCCGAAGTATAAAGCTGTGAGACCTGAATGTGGCCAGGAGTTCTGCAGGCTCggctgtgtgtgttacagtCTCCAGCATCCGAGCAGAGTCCCTCTCCACTGCCGGCGACCTGAATGCATGTTCGGCTGTGCCTGCTTGAAAT CTTTGACTAAAGCAGAGCATGTGGCCCAGACTTTCCCAGGCTGCCACACCAATAAACTGTGGAACCATAACATTCATGATGTGGATCCAGAGCCACtcttcacacccacaccaaaGGTCCTGTCCCAGGTCCTCAAACGCAGTACAGTGCCTCATCAAGTGCAACca ATACGAGAAGAGGACAAGGATCCCGTGTATAAATACTTGGAGAGCATGATGACATGCGCACGTGTTAGAGAGTTCAACAGCAAGCCTCCTCCTGTAGTCACCATAGAACCAAAGATATTTGATAGTTCTGCAGCaaacactgcagtaaaacagcagACGACTACCTCCGACAACCTGCCGAAACAGTACTACAGAACTGTTATTGTTAAAAAtacag AAAAGACTTCTCAGGAATCAGCAGATGGTGAAACAGAAGCAAGGAAGCAAATACAAATCCAGTCAGGGTGTGACTGGAGCAAGGACCGCAAAATGGTCCTGGAAACTTTATGCCGGCGCATGAATCAGAACAGGCTGACTCAGTGTTTCTACATAGGTCCTTACCGCATCCGCCCGATTGCCAAGATCTTCGTGCGGAAGCCCAGTGGCTCCATTGTTATCTACAGG GTGCGCATCACTAAGCCATCAAAAGCCAGTGATAATGACGAGGACGAATTTGATGACAGCGATGAGGAAAAGCATACAAATAAAAGCTTTGAGCTTAGGGACAGTGATGCAGAGGAGGACGACGATCAATTTGAAGAGCCTGTGATACGTTTTGGAGTCACACCCTTTATGGGTGGAATTCTGCCTGCTGGGAGACTTAGAGCCAGGACCAAACCTTCGGCTGGCCAAACATATGGACTTATACAG GTTAATGGCAAATCCTATAACCAGGCCAGACTGTTGCTTGGGAGCATGGGATCTCTACATCCAGCCAACCGCCTTGCAGCATATGTCACAGGCCGATTGCATGGTCCTAGCACCATTTTACAGAAAAACTCTAAGcagcataaaaacaacattCCCAGTTCTCTGCACATAAAAACTGCAGGGACAGTAATCCCTCCAATAATCACTGCAAAAAAAACTGATCTGAAGACATCAACACAACCACCAG gtcAGTTATTCCAGCAAAATTCTTATAGAAATGAAGCCATCAACTTGTCACAGCATTCACAAAACTCATCTGACTTGAGCCAGCGCAGCTTGGTCCACCCCTCCACGAACACCTCCACATCCTCGCCTGTCTCTCTCACCGTGTCCCCTTCGCTGAAAACCCCCAGCTTCCTGGCACAGAGTGGGACCTATTCATTTAGGATCTGCCCTCCAGCCAACCAGAGCACCAGAGGCCAAAACCTACCAGGAGTAACCCTACCTGGGGGCTTCACCCTAATTCAGCTCCCAAAGCCTGGAGGTGATGGAGCAATGAAGCAATCAGAAAACATGGCTG AGCCCGGCTTCCCTCCTAAGCTGATATGTGATGAGAAGATGCCATCTGATGACAGTGATAAAGCCTACAACAGGCAGGTTGTATCAAAGGTGGATATCGCTTCAGAAGACTTGAGCTCCTCAGACTGTTGTGGAGATGGTGATGAGGAT GAGGAGCCAGTCGACATTGAAACTGTAGAGGACGAAAAACAGGGAATGGCCATCGCAAAAATGAAGGAAGCTGTTATGAAGGCATTACAGGAGTCACG AAGGTTCAAGAATGATTTTGATTCAGCGAGGGAACAAAGCATTCAG GATCAAATGAACCATGAAGATGACAAGTCAGTAGGAAAAACAAAACGAAGGAACCACACTGTGCTAGAGCGCCAGAGACGATCTGAACAGCGGACCCTCTTTGACAAACTCCAGATTGTCCTTCAGAGCAACCCCAGGGCCCCCAGGCTCAGCCTTCTCTCACTG gCTGTTAGGGAAATCCAAAATCTGGTTGAGACCTCCAAACGCctggaggagcagaagaagaggcTGATGCAGATGCACTGTCTCTATGTGAAGcagctttcttttttgtctg GGAAGTCAGAGAATCTGATTAAATACAAGCTGAGGGAGATAAGCGAGAGGCAGAAAACAAGAGAGAAGACAATGAAATGGAGGCCTTTCTTTTCCCATCTACTTCAGTCCAGGGCTGCTCTTCTGCAAGCCAGTGCTTCTAAGCCCAACCTTCAGCCTATGCCCCTGTTACAGCCCAACTTCAACATGGCTACATTTCAGCCTAGCCCACCCACACCTGCCGCCCAACAAAATGTTCACCAAATGAGACCCTTGCTTCAGTTTCACCTACAAAAAGCTTCATCCCAGTCTGGTGTTCCCCAGTCCATGACTGTGCCACATTCAGTGCCTCAGCCAGTGTCCTCTCCAGCCCAGGTTGGTGTCAATACAGCCCCATCGCTGGTGGAGAATCAGCCAGCTGAACCTGCAGCCTCGGGTGAAGTCGGTTTACATCAATCAAAGTTAGAAGACCAACAGAAAGCACCTGAAGTGGGAGCCCAAATCACCAAATCCAATTCTCAGTCTCCAACTCCATCAGTTCTAGCTACATTCCAGGTCCCTGCAGTCCAAGATACAGCCTCTCCTGCATCCTCAACAGCCATTTACCAACCCCCCCCTGCACAACCTACACCGCCCTTTACTCTTCCACTGATTCGCTCTAAAACTGGCAGACTCATCCTTCCCTCATCTCTGAAACCAA TTGGAAGTGGCTTCTATACACTCATGGTCATGAAAGCTAAGCAGAAGGAAGAAGAGGGTGAGATTAGCTCTGCAGCTAACCAACCTACTGACTCTGAAAGCAGCCGTATtttgaaagaagacaaaactgCACCTTCAGATTCTGATCCAAAGCATTCTGGTACAACATACCCCTTGGCAGAGATTGCCTTCCTTAACAAATCAATCTGTATCCCTTCTCTGGCTTTGCAGTCTGCAGAGAAAAGCCAGGATGAGAGCACAGTGGCAGGTTTGATCGGAACACTGGGTGCTTCCTGTTTGAGGTCTATGCAACAGTCTACTGCTTCTGTTGAGACTAATCCTGATCCTAACCCTCCTGTAGTCTGCCGACGAAGGGGCAGGCCTCGAAAACACCCTCTTCCCCCTGTTAatgaaaaacatactgtactaGAGGAGACCAGGAAAAGTGTCACAGAAATTAAAACGGTTATTCTGTTTGAAGAGAGACGAAGTGCAAAAAGTACTTTAAAAGTGTCTAAGAGACGAGCTGAAGACACCCAAACAATGGTATGTGAAGTAGCAGATAACCCTGTACCAGTCAAACGAGGCAGAGGAAGGCCTCCAAAAAAGAAGCCAGCTGAACTGTGTAGTCCTTCAGTTGCACAAGCAGGAAACAGTTCATCTAAATCCAACGAGGACAGCCCTGTCAGACATTCTTGCCGCGTGAAAAGTCCTAATAGTAAACCCAGGGCAAGCCCCGGAGTAACCACCTCGCCTGGAGATAACACATCACGACCATTAACGCGAGGTGCTTTAGGAAAGGATTTCCCCAGTGCTAAGAAACGCTCCTGGATAGACGTAGAAAAAGAACTGGAGCCAGACCTCGATTCTGAATAG